The uncultured Sunxiuqinia sp. genomic sequence TTAACGACTGACGAGCCCACTTTTGAAAAGGGAGCCTGGGCGAACTTAAAATTTGATGCGGTACAAAAAATAAGCTATTCCGGAATACTGGAGTGTTGGGAGCAGGGCTGCGAACTTTTAGGAAAAACCTATAAATCGGAAGTTGTTTCCGTACACGATCCTGACGAATATTTGGCCGCTGCAAGTAGCAACGAAGATCGTCAAGTCAGAGTAAACGATATTTTGGAAGCTTACAAAGCACTGTTCGAATTGAAAGAAAAAGGTGAAGTAAAAGCTGTTGGAATTGGCTCTAAAGATTGGTTGGTTATTAAAGAGCTGTACCAGAATGTGAAGTTTGATTGGGTCATGTTTGCTAATAAATTTACACTTTATCATCATCCAAAAGAGATTGTAGATTTCATTGAACAACTGGATCAGGATGGAGTTGGAATTATTAATTCGGCTATTTTTAATGCCGGGTTCATTACTGGGGGCGAATATTTTGACTATCGAGTTCTTGACCCTAGCGATCCGGCAGATAGGCATTTGTTTAAATGGCGCGAGAGGTTCTTTGCAATTTGCGACAAACACAACATTCAGCCTGGCGATGCTTGTTTGAAGTTCGCTTTATCGGCACCGCAAATTAGTGCCGTGGCACTTAATCCAAGTAAGCCCAAGCGTATGGCAAACAACAAAGAAGTGCTGAAACGAGAATTTCCCAATGAGTTTTGGGAGGAACTAAAGAAAGAAGGAATTATTGATTCAGATTACAAATATTTGTAAAAGATCTATTCATGATTATCGATACACATCATCATTTATGGAATTACGATCCGGTTGAATTTGACTGGATTGATGATGACATGGCAACAATTCGCCGGAGCTTTTTGCCTGAAGATTTGAAAGCTACAATAGATTCGACCGGAGTAAGCGGCGTTGTAACAGTGCAAGCTCGGCAAATTGTTGAGGAAACCGAATGGTTACTTTCGTTGGCTGCCCAAAATGATTTTATGAAAGGGATAGTGGGATGGTTGCCACTGGCGGCTGATAATGTTAGTGAGCTGCTTCAGAAATACTCTGAAAATAAATGGCTGAAAGGAGTTCGTCACGTAGTTCAGGGTGAACCAGATCCAGAGTTTATTTTAGGGGAGGCATTTAACCGAGGAATTTCATTACTGAAGGATTACCAGTTGGTGTACGATATTTTGATATTGGAACATCAGTTGCCAAATACAATCAAGTTTGTCGATCAACATCCTGATCAGGTTTTTGTGTTAGATCACATCGCCAAGCCTAAAATCAAACTGAATGAGATTGAACCCTGGGCTAAAAATATGAAGGAGTTGGCAAAGCGGGAGAATGTTTCTTGCAAGATCAGTGGAATGGTTACCGAAGCTGATTTTAAGAAATGGAACCCAGAGCAGCTGCAGCCCTATTTTGCTGTAGTATTAGATGCTTTTGGCCCCTCTCGATTAATGTATGGATCGGACTGGCCGGTTTGTTTGGTGGCTACAAAATATTCAGATTGGCTGCAATTGGTTAAGCAGGTTCTATTGAGCTGTAGTGATACCGAAAAAGAGCAGATTTATTATAAAAATGCAGTGGAAACATATCAACTTTAAATAGAAAAAATGACCGTAAAAAAAACTCATATTCTTTTAAAGAAAGCATAATGAGAAATATACAGATTCGCATAACATAAACAATATAAAAGAATGAAAGCAATTGAAATAGTAAAACCCGGCGAGATGCAAGTCGTTGATCGCAATATGCCGCAGGTGGGTAACGAAGATATTTTGTTGAAAATAAAATATGTAGGATTTTGTGGATCAGATTTGAGCACCTATCTCGGAAAAAATCCGTTGGTGCAATATCCACGAATTCCGGGGCACGAAATATCAGCCATTATTCAGAAAGTTGGGAAAGATGCTCCTGCGAAATTTAAAGCTGGTCAAAAGGTAACGGTTGTTCCTTATACCAATTGTGGGCAATGTTCTTCATGCAAACAGAAACGTTTTAATGCATGCCGTTACAACGAAACTCTGGGTGTGCAGCGCGATGGCGCGATGGCTGACTATATTGTAGTACCTTGGCAAAAAGTGTTGGTGGATGATCAATTGACTGATATTCAACTTGGATTGGTAGAACCGTTGACTGTTGGCTTTCACGCCATTGATAACGCACAGGTAACCGATATTGATACTGTTATGGTATTTGGTTGTGGAATGATTGGAAGCGGTGCGATTGTTCGTGCTCACTTGCGTGGAGCAACCGTTATTGCTGTTGATATTGATGATCAGAAATTGCAAGTTGCGAAGAAACTCGGTGCGACTCATCTGATCAATTCGGTGAAACAAAATCTGCACGACGAGCTTGTCAGAATTACAAATGACAATGGCCCAACAGTTGTTATTGAAGCAGCTGGCAGTCCAGTTACTTATCGTTCGGCTATTGAGGAAGTAGCTTTTGCCGGACGCGTGGTTTGTATCGGTTATGCCAAGGAAGATGTGGATTTCCCAACTAAACTCTGGGTGCAGAAGGAATTACAGATTTTTGGTTCCCGAAATGCAAATCCTTCCGATTTCGAGGCTGTAATTAGGTATCTAAAAAATAGTCAACTCGATAGCCAATTGCTGATTTCAAAAACCGTTCAGCCAGATGAAGCTTCACAGGCGATGAGAGAATGGTCGGAAGCTCCGGGCGCTATCCTAAAGATTTTGGTTGAATTTGGAGGATTGAAAAGCTAAAAGCATAATGCTCTCAGCTATGGGAAATCAGGCATTCCAGATTTCCCATGCTTTGATTGCTTGTAAGTGAAGCATCTCCAATCCGTTTTTTATTGAAGCTCCTTTTTCTAGCCCCTTTTTTAAAAACAGCGTCAATTCGGGGTTGTACACCAAGTCAAAAAGAACATGGTCTGAAGTGATATGCTCGTATGGAACTGATGGACAATTGTCAATTTTGGGAAATGTGCCAAGCGGGGTTGCATGAATAATAATCAGATGTTCTTTAAGTAAAGATTCATCAATCTGCTCATAGCGAATTTCCTTTTCGAACAATTCCTCTTCAATAGAAGCTGAAAGGTAATCGATGTTATTTTTATCCAAAATGTGTTTGATTGCTTTAGAAGCTCCACCAGTTCCTAAAATCAGAGCCTTTTTATGTTTTTTGTTCAACATGGGCATCAATGAATTTTCAAATCCATAAATGTCAGTATTGAATCCTTTTAGTTTTGTTTGATCCGCCGAGCGAATAATTTTTACGGTATTGATGGCTCCTACTTGAGTTGCCTCCTCATCAACTTCATCCAAATAAGGCATGATTTCCTGCTTATAAGGAATTGTGCAGTTCAGTCCGGCAATGTGATCGTTTTTCTTAAAAATTGAAGGAAACTCACTAATCGTATTCAATTCAAAGTTGACATATTCATGCTCTTTCAATCCTTCTCTTTCAAATTTGTCGGTAAAGAATCCTTTTGAGAAAGAGTAACCTAGTCGATATCCTATTAATCCGTATGTCTTCATTTGCTTAATTTTTTTGATATTCCTTCGATTATGAAAATAAGAGCGAACCCCAATGTCGCAAGCCCAATAGCACCCGCTAACTGTGGTTGGATTCCGGAGATGGTTTCGTAGCTTGTTGGCAGTATATTTTCTTCAATTAATGGTTTTACTTCCCCATGCCGGTCAATAAACGTTTCCACGGTTTCTTTCCATGGCCATACTTTGTTTAACGATCCGATCATAAAACCGACTAACAGCGCAATTGTTAGATCATAATAGCGCTTTAATAACCAACTCAATAGGTTTGAAAATAAGATGATTCCGAGAGCTGCTCCCACCAAAAACACAGCTATTACCGGTAAATTAAAGCTTGATACGGCCCCCAGTATGAACTTATACATGCCAAGTAGTACCAGTATGAAACTTCCAGAAATTCCTGGTAGTATCATGGCGCAGATGGCGATGGAACCTGATAAAAATACAAATGCGTAACTACTATGAGCTTCGGCTGGTGTTACGATGGTAATAAAATAGGCAATAACTGCACCCGCAATCATCGATACAATAGTTCCAATTTTCCATTGTTTAATGTCTTTCCCAACGTAAATAGCCGAAGCGATGATCAATCCAAAGAAGAATGACCAAATTAGGATGGGATGATTTTCAAGCAAGTATTTTAATCCTTTTGCCAGCGACAAAACGCTGATGCCAATTCCGAAGACAACTGCCAATAGAAAGTTGCCATTAATTTCGATCCAGAACTCCTTGAACTTGCCGGTGAAAAATAATTTCAAAGAGTGTAAATTGACTGATTTTATTGAGTCGATTAGCTCCTGATAAATTCCGGTAATGAAAGCAATTGTTCCTCCTGAAACTCCGGGGACAACATCAGCTGCTCCCATTCCCATACCCTTTAGCGTAATCAAAAGATATTCTTTTAGCGATCGGTTCATGTGTGTGTGTTTGATGACAAGCAAAAATAGGTGAGTAAATATGAAAAAGAAAGCCTTGGTGAAAAATTTTATGTGAATTTGACTTTAATAAAATATAATGAAGTCTGTTTTTTTATGATTTTAGCAAGTTTACCGTGTGGCATGCAACAACTGCCGCAGTTTCTGTGCGGAGTCTACTTTCTCCTAAACTAACCGGAATAAATTGTTTGTCGATTGCCAAAGTAACTTCATTTTCGGAGAAATCTCCTTCGGGGCCAATTAATATTAGATTTGAGTCGCTGGACTCCAATTCATTCTTGAGAATATGCTTGTCCCTTTCGTAACAATGTGCAATAAACTTTTTCGACTCGCTACTTGAGTTAATTAAATCTTTGATAGGGGTGAGGTGGTTTAATCTCGGCAAATAAGCTTTTAGCGATTGTTTCATAGCCGAAACGATTACCTTTTCCAATCGTTCATGTTTAATCACTTTACGTTCTGAATGCTCACAAAGAATTGGCGTTATTTCATCGACTCCAATTTCTGTCGCTTTTTCGAGAAACCATTCGAATCGATCAATATTTTTTGTGGGAGCTACTGCCAGATGCAGATAATTATTTCTTTTACCGACCCCATTCACCTTTTTTATGACATGTACTTGGCATTTTTTAGGATGAGCATCAGTTATTTGTGCTTCGTAGAAGTTTCCTTTTCCGTCGATTAACTGAATGGAGTCGCCTACATTTAGTCGAAGTACTCGAACGGCATGTTTCGATTCGGTTTCATTTAAACAGTAGTCATCTGCGTTGATGTCTGGCGTATAAAAAAGCTGCATAGTTTTCTTTTTTTGCAAAAATAGAGAAAGGAATTGTTCTTCAAAGTTAAATTGCTTTGTAGGTACTTTATTTATAGCTAACTGAACATTCTGGGCATAAGATGGAATGATACATTTCCATTTCTTGCGTCCACTTCGCTCCATTTATCTACTTCAAAATCAATCCCTACAGTTGAACAGGTTGGCATGTCGCTGTTAAAAGACTTGGATAAATTGTAACTCATTTGGTGCATCATCGGATTATGCCCGAATATATATACAGACTGAATATCGTCAGAAAGATCATTTATCAAATCTAAAAATTCCTGAGTAGTCAATCCGTGGTATAAATCGTTAATTGTTATAATTATATCGATTGGATAGTGAAAGTTGTCGGCATATATTTTAGCAGTTTTAAATGCCCTTTTGGCCGGACTGGAAATAATTAAATCTGCTTTTTTCCCTTCGGCCATTAGAGTCGAGCTAATTTGGTTAGCATCTTTTTTCCCCCGGTCTCTAAGTTTTCGATTAAAATCATCTTCGTAACCATAAGGAACTGCTTTTGCATGACGAACAATAACAACTCTTTTCATTTTATTGGATTTAAAATATTTGCAAATTGCTAAATGTGACCACTAAATTAATTGTTCTTTCAAAATTAGCTTAATTTTGCTTTCCATTAAAGTTTATAGCCCTTTTATGAAGAAGATAGGATTGATTTCTGATACTCACGGAGAATTAAGTAGAAGAGTAGTGCGGTTTTTAGAAAACGTGGATGAGATATGGCATGCCGGAGACATCGGAAATGAACAACTGGCAGACAAGCTATCTGCACTAAAACCTTTACGAGCGGTGTATGGAAATATTGACGGACATGTTTTGCGTAGAATGTTTCCAGAGACTTTACGTTTTTTTTGTGAAGATGTTGACGTATTAATTACCCACATAGGAGGTTATCCAGGGCGGTATGATTCCAGAATTAGAAAGCAAGTCTATGCGAATCCGCCACAGCTGTTTATCGCAGGCCATTCGCACATTTTAAAGGTGATAAATGATAAGAAAATTAATTGCTTGCACATGAATCCGGGAGCGGCTGGTAATAAAGGATTTCATAAAGTTTGTACCGCCATTCGATTTACAATTGACGGTAAAAATATTCAGGACCTGGAAGTGCTTGAATTTGAAAGAACTAAATTTTGATGTATAACTAATTTAGTCTATAATGTAAAAATATAGATTTATTGATCTAATAATTGTAAATATAGTTTATTTTAGCTATATTTAAGTATGCAAAGGATCGCAGTAATATCAGCAGATGTCATTAATTCTTCAAAGTTTGAAGAATCCGTATTTATGCAAACCATGGATGTACTGGAAGAACCGGCAAGTAATTACTTGGTTAAGGGCGCCGAACCAATTCTTTCTAGTCGAGGAGATAGCTTCCAACTAATGACTGAAGAAACTCAACAAGCTTTTCGAAAGTGTATTTATTTAAAATCTTTCTTTAAACAGAAAGAAATAGGGGTGAAGAACAAGAATGCAAACGAAGCAATGGATGTCAGGATATCGTTGGCTGTTGGACAAGTTACTGAGGTTCCGAAGCATATTGGGAAGTCGATGGAACGCCCATTCGTGCTGTCAGGACGAGCTCTTGATGCTATGAAAAAGAAGAAACAAACCTTAATTATTACAACTACGAATGAGGAATATAATAAGGAGTTTGAGTTAGCATGCGCATTTTTAGATCAGATCTTTGCAGGCTGGACATTGGCGCAAGCTGAAGTTATTTATTATCTTGTTCAGGGATACAAACAAACTGAAATTGCCAAGATATTGAATTTGTCTCAACCGTCGGTTAGCAATAGAGTTCATCTAGCCAATTGGACTCTGATAGAAAAAATGAATGAACGGTATCTTGATATTTTGGAGAAAATATAAGTAGTAATGATTTTATTTCTTCGATTATTAATTGCACATCTAATTGCTGATTTTTTATTACAGCCAAATTCGTGGGTGGAACATAAAAACAAGAATGGAGTTAAGTCACGAAAATTGTTCTATCATATTCTTGTTGTAACAAGTATTTCTGTTTTGTTTTCTCTTGATTATTTTGCCTGGCAAATACCGCTATTTATATTTACGATCCACTATCTGATAGATTTAGCAAAGATTTACATAAAACCGTCAAAGGCAGGGAGCTTGACATGGTTTTTAGGTGATCAGATTTTACATGTATTGTCAATAGCAGGTGTTGTATTTATTATAAATGGTGTGCCTTCAAATATAGCGTCGCAGTTTTCAGATTTAATTTCGAACGAGAGAAATTTGATAGTCGGACTTGCTTATATTTTTGTCATCTGGCCATCAATGATTATTATCAATCTGGCCACTAAACACTGGCAGAATCAAATTCATCAGACGATGGGGCCAAGTTTGCAAAATGCAGGAAAATGGATCGGAGTTTTAGAACGCATTCTAGTACTGACATTTGTTTTGGGTGCTCAATTTCAGGCAATTGGTTTTCTGATTGCTGCAAAATCAATTTTGCGAATATCGGTTAAAAACGAAGATGGCACACGTCTCTTGTCTGAATACGTTTTGGTAGGTACTTTTATAAGTTTTACAATTGCTATAATGACCGGTTTATTGGCAAATTCAATGTTGTAGATTGTTTCTATTTCTGAAATGAAACAGCTATCCAATCATTTTGCTCCTTGATATCAACTTTATGCAGCGTTAATTCGGCAGCTTTTCCAATAATATCTTCTAAATCATTTTTATAGAATCCACTTACAACAAGTAATCCATCTTCATTTAAAACTGAAACATACTTCTCAATATCCTGAAGGATGATGTTTTTCTGGATGTTTGCCAATACGATGTCAAATTTTTTCTCGCTTAGCAGTTGTGCATCGCCGATAAATGCTTGCAGATTGCCGACTTTGTTTAATCTTGAATTTTCGACAGTAGCTTCAAACGACCAACTATCAATATCAATTGCTGTTACGTCTTTTGCTCCAAGCATCGATGCATAAATGCCAAGAATTCCGGTTCCGCACCCCATATCTAAAACGGCCTGACCTTCCAAGTTAATATCGGAAAGATGATTCATCATTAAACTAGTTGTTTCATGATTACCAGTTCCAAAAGCCATATTCGGATCAATGATAATCTCGTATGTTGCTTCCGGATATTCGGAATGAAAGGGAGCTCGTATTAATACTTTTTTATCGAGTAGCAGTGGTTCAAAATAGTTTTTTTCCCATTCTTCGTTCCAATTAATATCGGGCATTTCTTCAAGTTTAAAACTAGCTTTGAAGGGAACTGATTCCAGGCAATTTTCTATCTCACTAGAAGTAACCTTCCTAATTGGGAAAAAAGCATGAACTTCATCATCTACTTCATCGAAGCTTTCGAAATCAAGTTCAGATAGGTAGGCAATTAATATTTCGCGGTTGGTTTCACTGTCAGGATTTATTGCAAAACTAGCTTTTGTGTATTTCATATTTGTCGGCTATCAAAATTTTTGGCGAAGATAGAAAAGAATAGTTTATAAAGGGTCTTTTACCCAAGTAGAATGATACTTTCACAACAACAGACGTTTGCACTTATTCTTTTTCAATTTTCATTTGCTGAAAGCCCGACCAAAACTGATAACTGTGGTATTGAGCTTTTTTCTCGTGCAGTCGATAGCCAAACGAAGTGAACTCGTATATGGTAGGATAATGATTTATAACGACATCATTTAGCGTCTGCTTAATTTTTCTAATTTCTTCTTCATATGATTCAAGTATTTGAAGCTTGGCTAGTAAATCATCCATTGCTTTCAATTCCTCTTCTTTTCTATATTCCGAAAATGATCGATCCTTCTCAATGATCGACTCCGTATAGCTGATCGTTTGTTGAGCCATGATCGTCAAAGCTTCATTCATCTTCTCATCTTTCTCCAATTGATACAGATTATACAATAATGAAGTAAAAACTTTTATAAAATCATTCCTGAACTGATTTCGAAATTCATCTACTTTTTTGAATTCCTTAAGCAGTTCTTCCATCAATTTATCGGTATTTAATTTCATTGGTACTCTTGTATTAAGATTTATTTTTTTAGAAGGAAGTATTAATTTATACCATAATTACTGATAAAAATAAAAAAAGCCATCTGTTTTTCCAGATGGCTTCATTATTTAGTTGAGTATTTTCTCTTTTAATTAATAAGCATTGATAATGCCTAAGAAATCTTCAGCTTTCAACGAAGCTCCACCAATCAAACCTCCGTCTACATCTGGGTTGGCAAATAACTCGGGAGCATTGCTTGGTTTTGCGCTACCACCATAAAGAATTGAAATTTCATTAGCAACTTCCTGGCTGTATTTGGCAGCAATAGCATCACGAATATCTTTGTGCATTTCTTGTGCTTGCTCTGTTGTTGCAGTTTTTCCTGTTCCAATAGCCCAAATTGGTTCGTACGCTATAATTACCTTTTTGAAATCTTCAGCACTCAAGTTAAAGATAGTTTCTTCCAATTGGTTGATCACATATTCCTTTTGAGTACCAGCTTCGCGAATATCCAAAGCTTCACCACAACAATAAATAGGTGTTAAACCATTTTCCAAAGTCAAAGCAAGTTTTTTATTCAGAATTTCACTGGTTTCGCCATAATATTCACGTCTTTCAGAGTGACCTAAAATGACATATTCTGCACCAGTTGACTTTACCATAGCAGCAGAAACTTCACCGGTGTACGCGCCGTTGGCTTCAGCAGCACAGTTTTGAGCAGATACACCAACACGGCTGGTATCAACTGCATCAACTACACTTGTAATATGTGTGAATGGAGTTCCAAGAACAACAACAACGTCTTCAGCGCCTTCTTTGGCAACTAGTTCATTAACAGCTTTTGCTAACTCAACACCTTCTTGAACTGAAGTGTTACATTTCCAGTTACCGGCAACTACTTTTTTTCTCATGTTATTTTATTTTTCGGGATAGTGATTATTATTTGAATAATATCGCCCAAAAATAGAAAAAGCGTCGATAACCACCTAACTATAACAAGACCACTTTCTTGATTTAACCTAAGATTAAACCCTGAAAATTAAAAGGTGAGTGTATGCCAACCTTCTTTCAAATAGTTGCTTAATGGAACGCCCATCCCTTTGACATCAATATCCATTTTCTTGAGGTCTTCCACTACGCCGTACATATCAGCACAGTAATAGCAAGCTTCCACTTTAACACCATTCTCCTGCATTATTTTAATGTAATCCTGAAGCATTTCATTTTCAGCTAATAGTTTTGATGAAGGTCCCCACACAATCAAAACCACTTCATCGAACCAAGCTTGCTTTTTTGCATTATTGGTATACATAAAACACACCTTTTCAGCAACTTCAGGATCGCCGCTTGTCCAGAGTACCGCCAGTTTGTTATTGTTATCTTCCATTGTTTTGTTTTTTGCAGCAAAGCTATTTATTGTAAATAGCAGAGCAGCGATTGTTATAAGAAAAAATGGTTTCATAATTTGGATGAGTTTGAGTTAGAAAAGAAAATTAAGATTATTCTTTTCTAAAACAAAATCGACGAATGAACTCACCGCTTTTGGCTGAAAATTAATTTGTTCGTTGGTGTCAAAATATATTTAGTCAGATCGAAACGGGTCTGAAATCAGATTAAAAAAAAGAAAAGGGTATTTCTTTTTTACCAAGAGAAATACTCTTTTCTTAATCTTAATGGCGGATTAACTGAAATCGAAGGTTAATTTCATAAATAATTTACCACCATGAATTTTAGTCGGGTTAAACCGATATGGACTTGATTGTGGTCCAAAGCTAGTAGCATTTTTAAATTTAGAACCGATAGCATTTATCCCATGCAGAAATGAAATGTCTCCCGCAGGATAGTCAATTTTTGTTCTCGCTGGAGCGGCGGGGGCATCGGGTGTTAGCATCCGGAGGAAGATATCATTAGTTTCTACATAGACCGTAAATCCAGGAGCATTTTTCCCTTTTATCTCTGCCCAATAGGTGTTGGCGTGATAACCTTTAAATTCAGGGTAAATGAAACCAGATTCTCCGGTTATCGTGTTGTTATATTCTTTTTCCCACAAGCCAAAATTTACACCTTTCATGCGATTTTTGTAAACGCGATACGGACCATCCCCTAGCCATTTCATCCCAGCTACGTTTTTCTCAGGAAAATCGAAGGAAATTCCGGCAAACTGACAATTATTTGCTGGTTGATAAGCGACAGCCAGATCGACTTGCCCATTACCGTTAATAGTCCATTTAAAATGATCATCATTTTCAAAAGTAGCAGTGATGATTAACTCATTACCATTAAAATAATGCTTAACATGTTTTACCTGCTTTTCCTTGCTCATAAAAACA encodes the following:
- a CDS encoding aldo/keto reductase; its protein translation is MSKNKQLGNTGIECPSIIYGTSFLGNLYRELSDDEKLSLMKEWFRVSEGKVMIDSAGKYGAGLALEVIGKGLEKLGIDPSTITISNKLGWYRIPLTTDEPTFEKGAWANLKFDAVQKISYSGILECWEQGCELLGKTYKSEVVSVHDPDEYLAAASSNEDRQVRVNDILEAYKALFELKEKGEVKAVGIGSKDWLVIKELYQNVKFDWVMFANKFTLYHHPKEIVDFIEQLDQDGVGIINSAIFNAGFITGGEYFDYRVLDPSDPADRHLFKWRERFFAICDKHNIQPGDACLKFALSAPQISAVALNPSKPKRMANNKEVLKREFPNEFWEELKKEGIIDSDYKYL
- a CDS encoding amidohydrolase family protein, whose translation is MIIDTHHHLWNYDPVEFDWIDDDMATIRRSFLPEDLKATIDSTGVSGVVTVQARQIVEETEWLLSLAAQNDFMKGIVGWLPLAADNVSELLQKYSENKWLKGVRHVVQGEPDPEFILGEAFNRGISLLKDYQLVYDILILEHQLPNTIKFVDQHPDQVFVLDHIAKPKIKLNEIEPWAKNMKELAKRENVSCKISGMVTEADFKKWNPEQLQPYFAVVLDAFGPSRLMYGSDWPVCLVATKYSDWLQLVKQVLLSCSDTEKEQIYYKNAVETYQL
- a CDS encoding zinc-binding alcohol dehydrogenase family protein; the protein is MKAIEIVKPGEMQVVDRNMPQVGNEDILLKIKYVGFCGSDLSTYLGKNPLVQYPRIPGHEISAIIQKVGKDAPAKFKAGQKVTVVPYTNCGQCSSCKQKRFNACRYNETLGVQRDGAMADYIVVPWQKVLVDDQLTDIQLGLVEPLTVGFHAIDNAQVTDIDTVMVFGCGMIGSGAIVRAHLRGATVIAVDIDDQKLQVAKKLGATHLINSVKQNLHDELVRITNDNGPTVVIEAAGSPVTYRSAIEEVAFAGRVVCIGYAKEDVDFPTKLWVQKELQIFGSRNANPSDFEAVIRYLKNSQLDSQLLISKTVQPDEASQAMREWSEAPGAILKILVEFGGLKS
- the aroE gene encoding shikimate dehydrogenase (AroE; catalyzes the conversion of shikimate to 3-dehydroshikimate), whose protein sequence is MKTYGLIGYRLGYSFSKGFFTDKFEREGLKEHEYVNFELNTISEFPSIFKKNDHIAGLNCTIPYKQEIMPYLDEVDEEATQVGAINTVKIIRSADQTKLKGFNTDIYGFENSLMPMLNKKHKKALILGTGGASKAIKHILDKNNIDYLSASIEEELFEKEIRYEQIDESLLKEHLIIIHATPLGTFPKIDNCPSVPYEHITSDHVLFDLVYNPELTLFLKKGLEKGASIKNGLEMLHLQAIKAWEIWNA
- a CDS encoding DUF368 domain-containing protein, giving the protein MNRSLKEYLLITLKGMGMGAADVVPGVSGGTIAFITGIYQELIDSIKSVNLHSLKLFFTGKFKEFWIEINGNFLLAVVFGIGISVLSLAKGLKYLLENHPILIWSFFFGLIIASAIYVGKDIKQWKIGTIVSMIAGAVIAYFITIVTPAEAHSSYAFVFLSGSIAICAMILPGISGSFILVLLGMYKFILGAVSSFNLPVIAVFLVGAALGIILFSNLLSWLLKRYYDLTIALLVGFMIGSLNKVWPWKETVETFIDRHGEVKPLIEENILPTSYETISGIQPQLAGAIGLATLGFALIFIIEGISKKLSK
- a CDS encoding 16S rRNA (uracil(1498)-N(3))-methyltransferase; the encoded protein is MQLFYTPDINADDYCLNETESKHAVRVLRLNVGDSIQLIDGKGNFYEAQITDAHPKKCQVHVIKKVNGVGKRNNYLHLAVAPTKNIDRFEWFLEKATEIGVDEITPILCEHSERKVIKHERLEKVIVSAMKQSLKAYLPRLNHLTPIKDLINSSSESKKFIAHCYERDKHILKNELESSDSNLILIGPEGDFSENEVTLAIDKQFIPVSLGESRLRTETAAVVACHTVNLLKS
- a CDS encoding histidine phosphatase family protein translates to MKRVVIVRHAKAVPYGYEDDFNRKLRDRGKKDANQISSTLMAEGKKADLIISSPAKRAFKTAKIYADNFHYPIDIIITINDLYHGLTTQEFLDLINDLSDDIQSVYIFGHNPMMHQMSYNLSKSFNSDMPTCSTVGIDFEVDKWSEVDARNGNVSFHLMPRMFS
- a CDS encoding metallophosphoesterase family protein, producing MKKIGLISDTHGELSRRVVRFLENVDEIWHAGDIGNEQLADKLSALKPLRAVYGNIDGHVLRRMFPETLRFFCEDVDVLITHIGGYPGRYDSRIRKQVYANPPQLFIAGHSHILKVINDKKINCLHMNPGAAGNKGFHKVCTAIRFTIDGKNIQDLEVLEFERTKF
- a CDS encoding DUF3307 domain-containing protein; its protein translation is MILFLRLLIAHLIADFLLQPNSWVEHKNKNGVKSRKLFYHILVVTSISVLFSLDYFAWQIPLFIFTIHYLIDLAKIYIKPSKAGSLTWFLGDQILHVLSIAGVVFIINGVPSNIASQFSDLISNERNLIVGLAYIFVIWPSMIIINLATKHWQNQIHQTMGPSLQNAGKWIGVLERILVLTFVLGAQFQAIGFLIAAKSILRISVKNEDGTRLLSEYVLVGTFISFTIAIMTGLLANSML
- the prmA gene encoding 50S ribosomal protein L11 methyltransferase, which codes for MKYTKASFAINPDSETNREILIAYLSELDFESFDEVDDEVHAFFPIRKVTSSEIENCLESVPFKASFKLEEMPDINWNEEWEKNYFEPLLLDKKVLIRAPFHSEYPEATYEIIIDPNMAFGTGNHETTSLMMNHLSDINLEGQAVLDMGCGTGILGIYASMLGAKDVTAIDIDSWSFEATVENSRLNKVGNLQAFIGDAQLLSEKKFDIVLANIQKNIILQDIEKYVSVLNEDGLLVVSGFYKNDLEDIIGKAAELTLHKVDIKEQNDWIAVSFQK
- the tpiA gene encoding triose-phosphate isomerase; the protein is MRKKVVAGNWKCNTSVQEGVELAKAVNELVAKEGAEDVVVVLGTPFTHITSVVDAVDTSRVGVSAQNCAAEANGAYTGEVSAAMVKSTGAEYVILGHSERREYYGETSEILNKKLALTLENGLTPIYCCGEALDIREAGTQKEYVINQLEETIFNLSAEDFKKVIIAYEPIWAIGTGKTATTEQAQEMHKDIRDAIAAKYSQEVANEISILYGGSAKPSNAPELFANPDVDGGLIGGASLKAEDFLGIINAY
- a CDS encoding DsrE family protein; translated protein: MEDNNNKLAVLWTSGDPEVAEKVCFMYTNNAKKQAWFDEVVLIVWGPSSKLLAENEMLQDYIKIMQENGVKVEACYYCADMYGVVEDLKKMDIDVKGMGVPLSNYLKEGWHTLTF